The following coding sequences are from one Lolium rigidum isolate FL_2022 chromosome 6, APGP_CSIRO_Lrig_0.1, whole genome shotgun sequence window:
- the LOC124668665 gene encoding FCS-Like Zinc finger 10-like yields MDNCTVQNPAPRGTGFFRAPGLFVRLSNKGLNAVDPDSVWSPTSPLDFKNLSSNTVNTNLKPPGLLGIEADLKLRTCSPRVGLGLVDALTADESSLHFGGKNSFLESIRPFLDLALPKVATDASGQKTGSAGVAMNGVTCFAQCEDEEYTCVIQHGPNPRTTHILGGETVEVSKGVRSNRPIFSIEPISEQSWPSMPADGVTSGLCSYCRRRLRQDRDMYMYMGEKAFCSNECRKCCIDEEIEEVEELMMLDSGNCAALN; encoded by the exons ATGGACAACTGCACCGTCCAGAACCCTGCACCGAGGGGCACTGGATTCTTCAGGGCCCCTGGCCTGTTTGTGAGGCTAAGCAACAAAGGCCTAAATGCAGTAGACCCCGATTCAGTCTGGAGCCCAACCTCACCTCTGGATTTCAAGAACCTGTCATCAAACACTGTGAACACCAATCTTAAGCCGCCCGGGTTACTGGGTATCGAGGCTGATCTGAAGCTCAGAACTTGCTCTCCCAGAGTTGGTCTCGGTCTCGTCGATGCCCTCACAGCCGACGAGAGCTCGTTGCACTTTGGGGGCAAGAACTCCTTCCTTGAATCCATTAGGCCATTTCTTGACCTTGCGTTGCCAAAGGTGGCTACCGATGCATCTGGTCAGAAGACTGGTTCGGCTGGTGTCGCCATGAACGGCGTTACATGCTTTGCTCAGTGTGAAGACGAAGAGTACACCTGCGTGATCCAGCATGGCCCGAACCCGAGGACGACGCACATTCTCGGAGGCGAGACAGTGGAGGTGTCCAAGGGTGTTCGTTCCAACAGGCCAATTTTCAGCATTGAGCCTATCAGCGAGCAGTCATGGCCGTCGATGCCAGCTGATGGTGTCACTTCTGGTTTGTGCTCCTACTGCAGGAGGAGGCTGCGACAGGACAGGGACATGTACATGTATAT GGGCGAGAAGGCGTTCTGCAGCAACGAGTGCAGGAAGTGCTGCATCGATGAGGAgatcgaggaggtggaggagcttaTGATGCTGGATTCTGGCAATTGTGCTGCTCTGAATTGA